A stretch of the Streptomyces venezuelae genome encodes the following:
- a CDS encoding PLP-dependent cysteine synthase family protein, whose translation MRYDSPLAAVGNTPLVRLPRLSPSADVRIWAKLEDRNPTGSIKDRPALHMVEQAEKDGRLTPGCTILEPTSGNTGISLAMAARLKGYKMVCVMPENTSQERRDLLAMWGAEIISSPAAGGSNTAVRVAKELAAQNPSWVMLYQYGNPDNAGAHYATTGPEILADLPSITHFVAGLGTTGTLMGVGRYLREHKPEVKIVAAEPRYDDLVYGLRNLDEGFVPELYDASVLTSRFSVGSADAVTRTRELLQQEGIFAGVSTGAALHAAIGVGRKAVAAGEPADIVFVVADGGWKYLSTGVYTAPTTEAAIATLQGQLWA comes from the coding sequence ATGCGCTACGACTCCCCGCTGGCAGCGGTGGGCAACACCCCGCTGGTGCGCCTGCCCCGCCTCTCCCCGTCCGCGGACGTGCGGATCTGGGCGAAGCTGGAGGACCGCAACCCGACCGGCTCGATCAAGGACCGCCCGGCGCTCCACATGGTCGAGCAGGCGGAGAAGGACGGCCGGCTGACCCCCGGCTGCACCATCCTGGAACCCACCTCGGGCAACACCGGGATCTCGCTGGCCATGGCCGCGAGGCTCAAGGGCTACAAGATGGTCTGCGTGATGCCGGAGAACACGTCGCAGGAGCGCCGTGACCTGCTGGCCATGTGGGGAGCCGAGATCATCTCGTCGCCGGCGGCGGGCGGTTCGAACACCGCGGTCCGGGTGGCGAAGGAACTGGCCGCGCAGAACCCGTCCTGGGTGATGCTCTACCAGTACGGCAACCCGGACAACGCGGGCGCGCACTACGCCACGACGGGCCCGGAGATCCTCGCCGACCTCCCCTCCATCACCCACTTCGTGGCGGGCCTGGGCACCACGGGCACGCTGATGGGCGTGGGCCGCTACCTGCGGGAGCACAAGCCGGAGGTCAAGATCGTCGCGGCGGAGCCGCGGTACGACGACCTGGTCTACGGCCTGCGCAACCTGGACGAGGGCTTCGTCCCGGAGCTCTACGACGCGTCGGTCCTGACCTCGCGCTTCTCGGTCGGCTCCGCAGACGCGGTGACCCGGACCCGGGAGCTCCTCCAGCAGGAGGGCATCTTCGCGGGCGTCTCCACGGGCGCGGCGCTGCACGCGGCGATCGGCGTGGGCCGCAAGGCGGTCGCCGCCGGCGAACCGGCGGACATCGTCTTCGTGGTCGCGGACGGCGGCTGGAAGTACCTGTCGACGGGCGTCTACACGGCACCCACGACAGAAGCAGCAATCGCCACCCTCCAGGGCCAACTCTGGGCGTAG
- a CDS encoding MoaD/ThiS family protein codes for MAIEVSIPTILRTYTDGQKSVTGEGATLADLFADLETRHQGIEARIVDNGQLRRFVNVYLNDEDVRFLDGITTKLTDGDNVTILPAVAGGSK; via the coding sequence ATGGCCATCGAGGTCAGCATCCCCACCATCCTCCGCACCTACACGGACGGCCAGAAGTCCGTGACCGGTGAGGGCGCCACCCTCGCCGACCTCTTCGCCGACCTCGAGACCCGCCACCAGGGCATCGAGGCGCGCATCGTGGACAACGGCCAGCTGCGCCGCTTCGTCAACGTCTACCTCAACGACGAGGACGTCCGCTTCCTCGACGGCATCACCACCAAGCTCACCGACGGCGACAACGTCACGATCCTTCCGGCCGTCGCCGGCGGCTCCAAGTAA
- a CDS encoding putative leader peptide: MVSHDVSIETPGGRQLLLVARLHVDLCRLASAICPAA, from the coding sequence ATGGTTTCCCACGACGTGAGCATCGAGACGCCCGGCGGCAGGCAGCTGCTGCTCGTGGCGCGGCTGCACGTCGACCTGTGCCGCCTCGCCAGCGCGATCTGTCCCGCTGCCTGA
- a CDS encoding Mov34/MPN/PAD-1 family protein: MLTLTQALYDQIVEHARKDHPDEACGVVAGPVGTGRPERFIPMLNAARSPTFYEFDSKDLLKLYREMDDRDEEPVIVYHSHTATEAYPSRTDVTYANEPGAHYVLVSTADTDGLGEFQFRSYRIVDGVITEEEVQVVAEY; encoded by the coding sequence ATGCTGACCCTCACCCAGGCCCTGTACGACCAGATCGTCGAGCACGCCCGCAAGGACCACCCGGACGAGGCGTGCGGCGTCGTGGCCGGCCCGGTGGGCACCGGCCGTCCCGAGCGGTTCATCCCGATGCTCAACGCCGCCCGGTCGCCCACGTTCTACGAATTCGACTCCAAGGACCTGCTCAAGCTCTACCGCGAGATGGACGACCGGGACGAGGAGCCCGTCATCGTCTACCACTCGCACACCGCGACCGAGGCGTACCCCTCGCGCACCGATGTCACGTACGCGAACGAGCCCGGCGCGCACTACGTACTCGTCTCGACGGCGGACACGGACGGCCTGGGCGAGTTCCAATTCCGCTCGTACCGCATCGTGGACGGGGTCATCACCGAGGAAGAAGTGCAGGTCGTGGCCGAGTACTGA
- a CDS encoding amino acid permease → MTSVQVEKNERPSGDDTAAAAGDGYHRTLGARQIQMIAIGGAIGTGLFLGAGKAISKAGPSLILAYAIAGLVIFFIMRALGELLMYRPVAGSFSDYAREFIGPFAGFVTGWTYWLFWVVTGITEVTAAAQYMSYWTHESFPQWAYALIFTVILYGANLISVKLFGELEFWFSMVKVTAIVGMILICAGILTIGFSDAADTATVSNLWNDGGFFPKGIGGTLMTLQIVMFAFLAVELVGVTAGESKDPEKTLPKAINTVPWRIAVFYVGALIMILSVVPWTHFQPGVSPFVAAFERMGLGVGAAIVNFVVLTAALSSCNSGMYSTGRMLRDLAMNGQGPKFFTRLTKNGTPLLGTTFSASLMLVGVWINYVAPGKAFDYVVSFATISGMWAWIMILVCQLRYRAKADRGELPTSTFRAPGAPWTSWFALFFIGMVIVMMGADKDARVSLYCAPLWGLLLALGYFFLWLRKDRTAEVAGTAAKTAKAGRKA, encoded by the coding sequence ATGACCTCTGTGCAGGTCGAGAAGAACGAACGGCCGTCCGGCGACGACACGGCAGCCGCAGCCGGCGACGGCTACCACCGCACACTCGGCGCCCGCCAGATCCAGATGATCGCGATCGGCGGAGCCATCGGCACCGGGCTCTTCCTGGGCGCGGGCAAGGCCATCTCGAAGGCCGGCCCGAGCCTGATCCTGGCCTACGCCATCGCGGGCCTGGTCATCTTCTTCATCATGCGGGCCCTGGGCGAGCTGCTCATGTACCGCCCGGTCGCGGGGTCCTTCTCGGACTACGCCCGTGAGTTCATCGGCCCCTTCGCGGGCTTCGTCACCGGCTGGACGTACTGGCTGTTCTGGGTGGTCACGGGCATCACCGAGGTCACCGCGGCAGCGCAGTACATGTCGTACTGGACCCACGAAAGCTTCCCGCAATGGGCCTACGCGCTGATCTTCACGGTGATCCTCTACGGCGCGAACCTGATCTCCGTGAAGCTCTTCGGTGAGCTCGAGTTCTGGTTCTCCATGGTCAAGGTCACCGCCATCGTCGGCATGATCCTGATCTGCGCCGGCATCCTCACCATCGGCTTCTCCGACGCCGCGGACACCGCGACCGTCTCCAACCTGTGGAACGACGGCGGCTTCTTCCCCAAGGGCATCGGCGGCACGCTGATGACCCTGCAGATCGTGATGTTCGCCTTCCTCGCGGTCGAGCTGGTCGGCGTCACCGCCGGCGAGTCCAAGGACCCCGAGAAGACCCTCCCCAAGGCCATCAACACCGTGCCGTGGCGGATCGCCGTCTTCTACGTCGGCGCGCTGATCATGATCCTTTCGGTCGTGCCGTGGACGCACTTCCAGCCGGGCGTCTCGCCCTTCGTCGCCGCCTTCGAGCGGATGGGCCTCGGCGTCGGCGCCGCCATCGTCAACTTCGTGGTGCTCACCGCCGCCCTGTCCTCGTGCAACTCGGGCATGTACTCCACCGGCCGGATGCTGCGCGACCTCGCGATGAACGGCCAGGGCCCGAAGTTCTTCACGCGGCTCACCAAGAACGGCACCCCGCTGCTCGGCACCACCTTCTCGGCCTCGCTGATGCTGGTGGGCGTCTGGATCAACTACGTGGCGCCCGGCAAGGCCTTCGACTACGTGGTCTCCTTCGCCACCATCTCCGGCATGTGGGCCTGGATCATGATCCTGGTCTGCCAGCTGCGCTACCGCGCCAAGGCCGACCGCGGCGAGCTCCCCACGTCCACGTTCCGCGCCCCCGGCGCCCCGTGGACCAGCTGGTTCGCCCTGTTCTTCATCGGCATGGTGATCGTGATGATGGGCGCCGACAAGGACGCCCGGGTCTCGCTGTACTGCGCACCGCTCTGGGGCCTGCTGCTCGCCCTCGGCTACTTCTTCCTGTGGCTCCGCAAGGACCGCACGGCCGAGGTCGCCGGGACCGCGGCCAAGACCGCGAAGGCCGGCCGGAAGGCGTAA
- a CDS encoding DUF2017 domain-containing protein, whose protein sequence is MGGTFAPLKGGGAAVALDEIEISILRSLAVQLLELIGPGEPEPAADADPLAALFASVEEGPTEPPSDPALARLFPDAYGGPTAGDEGVDPAELKARSAEFRRFTENDLRTRKREDALAVVHSLNGLSPAGDGGAVLELTGELPLRWLGALNDLRLTIAARLEITEDEESAELMRLPDEDPRKPMVMAYLWLGGLQETLIETL, encoded by the coding sequence ATGGGCGGCACCTTCGCGCCGCTCAAGGGCGGCGGCGCCGCCGTCGCGCTGGACGAGATCGAGATCTCGATCCTGCGCTCCCTCGCCGTCCAGCTGCTGGAGCTGATCGGACCCGGCGAGCCCGAGCCGGCCGCCGATGCCGACCCGCTGGCCGCGCTGTTCGCCTCGGTGGAGGAGGGGCCGACCGAGCCCCCGTCCGACCCGGCGCTGGCCCGGCTGTTCCCGGATGCGTACGGCGGCCCGACCGCCGGGGACGAGGGCGTGGACCCGGCCGAGCTGAAGGCCCGGTCGGCGGAGTTCCGCCGGTTCACCGAGAACGACCTACGCACCCGCAAGCGCGAGGACGCGCTGGCCGTGGTGCACAGCCTGAACGGACTCAGCCCCGCCGGGGACGGCGGGGCCGTGCTGGAGCTCACCGGGGAGCTGCCGCTGCGCTGGCTCGGGGCGCTGAACGACCTGCGCCTGACCATCGCGGCCCGGCTGGAGATCACCGAGGACGAGGAGAGTGCGGAGCTGATGCGGCTGCCGGACGAGGACCCGCGCAAGCCGATGGTGATGGCCTACCTGTGGCTGGGCGGCCTTCAGGAGACCCTCATCGAGACACTCTGA
- the clpS gene encoding ATP-dependent Clp protease adapter ClpS, translating to MGQVSVAPIEIERTESAEETAAVPEPDVPWVTLVHNDPVNLMSYVTYVFQAYFGYSKDIAHKLMLDVHHKGRAVVSSGTREEMERDVQAMHGYGLWATLSQDRN from the coding sequence ATGGGACAAGTGAGTGTTGCTCCCATTGAGATCGAACGCACCGAATCGGCTGAAGAGACCGCCGCGGTTCCCGAACCGGATGTCCCCTGGGTGACCCTGGTGCACAACGACCCGGTCAACCTCATGAGCTACGTGACGTACGTGTTCCAGGCGTACTTCGGGTATTCCAAGGACATCGCGCACAAACTGATGCTCGACGTCCACCACAAGGGGCGGGCGGTCGTGTCCAGCGGCACCCGCGAGGAAATGGAGCGCGACGTGCAGGCCATGCACGGCTACGGCCTGTGGGCGACCCTCTCCCAGGACCGCAACTGA